The bacterium genomic sequence ATTGTAAGGCGAGGTGGGTTAATAATTAATATCTTCATAACTACCTTTCTTGGATAACTGGCTTGTTTAATAGTAAGGAAAGATCTTCTTTAGAGAGTTCCTTCATTAAAAATAAGGTGCTTAAAAAGATAATTAAAGCTAAGATAACTTTGATTATAGAATTTACCTCCGCCGGTAAGATTAAGACCAGTAAAGATAAGGCACCAGCAAAGAGAGATCTGGTTATAGACTTAAAAGAAGGAGTATATTTAAATGAACTTAAAACTATTAAAGCGGCGGTTACCTGGACTACCTCAGTAATTACAGTCGCCAATGAAGAACCATAAAAGCTATATCCAGGAATTAAGATTAAATTTAAAACAATATTAAAAAGAACAGCCAGAGTATTAAAAATAGTATTTATCCATTGCTTGCCAATAGCAATCAACATATAGCCAATTAATGCTCCTATATAATAAACAGGATAAATAAAGCCTAAGATCTGCATACTTAAGATGGAGTTTTTGAATTCTTCTCCAGAGACATACAAGATAATCTTATCTGCTAAAATGACAAAGAATAAAGCTAAAAAGATGCCCATCATGAGCAGGTATTTTAAAGACCTTTGGTAAATTATCTTTAATTGAGCTGGATCTAATTTAAATCTTTCGGAAAGGACAGGAAATACAGAAACCATGATCATTCCTGAAAGTAAGGTGCCCATTTCAATAAATTTGTAAGAGACATTATAAAAACCTACCGCTTGGTCTCCCTTCATTAAAGAAAGCATGATTACATCAATCCTCCAGTAAAGACTAATCATAAGAAAGGCAATACCCAAAGGAATAGCTTCTTTAATCATTTTCTTCCAAAGACGATAATCTATAGAAAATTTAATTTTGACAAACTTCTTAGAAAAAAAGTAAGCTGTTAGAAGACCAATTAAGTTAGAAACTAAGGAAACAACTATTAAGTCCAGCAAGGTTCCTCTCTTATAAACAAAGAGACAAGCTAAGATTAAGAAAGATAAGCTAATTAAGAGATTGCTTACCGCTACATATTCCATCTTTAAACTAACTTCAAAGATGATATCCAGGGTGCTCTTTAAAGCTTCAATCATTAAAATAATGGAGCTTACATAGACTAAAAGCTTAGTCGTTAAAGGATAGTTCATGCAGTTGATTATTAAACAAGCTAAGAAGATAGAAAAAAAGGAAAGAAGTAAACGAAGAGTGATGGTCTGGCTAAGCAAGTTACCTGAAGAATCTCTATCTTGAGATATCTCTCTGGTGGCAATGGTTTTTAAACCTAAATCAGTAACAGTGTGAAAAAAAGCAATAAAGACCAAGACAAAAGAATATAAGCCATACTCTAAGGGACCTAAATAACGAGTAATGAGAGCCATAGAGATCAAACTCATTCCCATCATTAAGGCTCTGCCAATGGACTGAATAACGGTATTTCTTACTACTTTTATGGCTGTAGACATAAGCTTTATTTAATAATTACAAATTTTTTCTTTTGAGATTTTCCATCCTCAGTCTTTAAATAAAAGATATAGACACCACTGCTTACTGTTTTACCATACTCATTAGTTCCGTCCCAATGAGCCATACTCAAAGAGATATCTTTAGATTTTAAAGTATAAATAAGCTCTCCACTTAAATTAAATATCTTAATAAAGCTCGTGTTGTTGGGAGTAGGCTTAAAAGTAACAAAATTTACTTGATTTAAATTAAAAGGATTAGGGCAAACTTTAATTGGCGAAAGAATAGTTGCAATTCCAGATGACTCTATCTCTGCTAAAGCAAAAATAGACAAATTAGTCGTAGAAAATGAAATCAAATTTAAGTTTGTCTCGATACTTGGGGAGCTAACGAATAAATTCCACCGCTTATTTTCTTCATCAAGTTTTATGACCTTTAAATTTGTTTCTTTAATATTTGTACCATCTATAATAC encodes the following:
- a CDS encoding flippase, whose protein sequence is MSTAIKVVRNTVIQSIGRALMMGMSLISMALITRYLGPLEYGLYSFVLVFIAFFHTVTDLGLKTIATREISQDRDSSGNLLSQTITLRLLLSFFSIFLACLIINCMNYPLTTKLLVYVSSIILMIEALKSTLDIIFEVSLKMEYVAVSNLLISLSFLILACLFVYKRGTLLDLIVVSLVSNLIGLLTAYFFSKKFVKIKFSIDYRLWKKMIKEAIPLGIAFLMISLYWRIDVIMLSLMKGDQAVGFYNVSYKFIEMGTLLSGMIMVSVFPVLSERFKLDPAQLKIIYQRSLKYLLMMGIFLALFFVILADKIILYVSGEEFKNSILSMQILGFIYPVYYIGALIGYMLIAIGKQWINTIFNTLAVLFNIVLNLILIPGYSFYGSSLATVITEVVQVTAALIVLSSFKYTPSFKSITRSLFAGALSLLVLILPAEVNSIIKVILALIIFLSTLFLMKELSKEDLSLLLNKPVIQER